The genomic region CACATACGCGGGTGTAGGTATAGAAGGAATATTAAGGTTTATACGCAGTCACCATTATATTGGTCAGTTTATTCCAGGTTATATAGCTGCGTTTGACAAAATACCAAAGAATGATGGTGCAATGTTCAAATTAGCTTACTCTATTAGAGAGACCATGACAACGCCTAGCGTCAATTCAGAAGAGAAATCTGATCTTGAAAAGCTAAAAAACAAATTACCAGAATCAGTGAGAAATGCAGTATTTTCTTCAGAGATATGTATTAAAAATGTTGAGTATGGAAGGTATTTGTACTCACCTAATAATGATTGCATGTACCACTTAAACAAGTGTGACAGGGATAGGCGGTATGTGTTCACTTGGCCTTCAAATGGAAATAGTGATCAATTTAAGTGGAAGGTTGAGCTCAATGGCGATAATGTGTATTTAAAGAATGTTGAGTATGGAAGGTATTTGTATTCGCCTAATGATGATTGTACATACCACTTAAACGATTGTGACAGGGGTAGGCGGTATGCGTTTACCTGGCCTTCAAATAGCAATAGTGATAAATTTAAGTGGAAGGTTGAGCCTAATGGTGATAATGTGTATCTCAAGAATGTTGAGTATGGAAGGTACTTATATTCACCTAATAGTGCTTCTACTTTCCAAGTTGACAATAACAGGCGGTATGTGTTTACCTGGCCTTCAAATGAAGAGGGTGGTCAATTTAAGTGGAAAATTGAAAATTGTGGATCTACTCGCAAGAGACGTAGCATACGAGAATTAAATGGTTATAATCAAACTGCAGTGGACTATCAGTTAATATTAACTGAAGAAAATAGTCAGCAAATAGCAAGTAGAATATCTGCTATAGTGGAAGATGTTGAAAGGCATACCTTTTTAAATCAGTCAAAAAATAAGTTATATTTAGATAGTTATTTAAATAATAGAGGGAGAAGCAATGCTGCGGATTCTATGAGGAGAGATGTATGTAATGAACTCAATGCAAGTGAGAGAAGAAATATTGTTCTAAGCGGAAACGATGTATGTGCAATTACTTCAGGTTATGAAACACTTGATATTGAAAACTTCCCTATTCAAGAAGTAGTGATTAATGATGATGTCAATGGAAAGAAAAGTTTAAGAAGTACATTAGACCTACATCAGTTGGTGCAGCAGATAAGGGAACGTTCAAAAAAGTGTGTCAAGCCGCATTTTTAGTTCAACTCAATTTTCAATCTATCTGGAAAGAAAATATCAAGTTGAGAAATAGTTAAAGCCCAATTAGGGAGAGCCATAATCCACTTTTGCTCTACCTTTTTTATAGCACAATATACCTGTTTGTACAAGGCATTTGTACTAGTAAATGAACCCTTAGTTTTAGTAAATTTCCTGATTTGTCTATGCAACCCCTCAATTGGATTGGTGGTGTAAATCAGCTTCCTAACTTGCCCAGAATACTTAAAATAACTGGATAAGTTTTCCCAATTGTTCTGCCAGGATTTTATAACTAAAGGATACTTCTCTCCCCATTTTTCTTCCAGCTCAAGCAGATAATTCTCAGCGATCTCTTTACTTGAAGCACGATATATTTTTTTCAAATCATTCATGAAAACTTTTACATCTTTGCTAGATACATATTTCAGTGAATTCCTTATCTGATGCACTATACATAGCTGTACTTCTGCCTTAGGAAACACACTATTTATAGCCGCAGGAAAGCTTTTTAGCCCATCAATGCAGGCAATTAGAATATCTTCTACTCCTCGCTCTTTTAGGTCATTTAGAACTCCCAACCAGAAGTTAGCTCCTTCACTTTCAGCCAAATAAAAACCTAATACTTCTTTTCTGCCATTTTGATTTATGCCCAATATATTATACATGCATTTACTTATACAATGTCCGTCCTCCTTGACCTTAAAGAACATGCCATCCATAAACACTATTGGATACACTGATTGCAGTGGGCGGCTGCGCCATTCATTGATTACTGGTAGCAGTTTATCAGTAATACTGGATATCTCTGCTGCTGATATTTTGTGGTCATATATTTCCTCAACATGTGAAGCTATATCTCTGTATCCCATGCCACTGGCATATGTGCTTAAGACCTTTGCTTCAAGTTCTGGATGTAGGCTTGTTTGCCTTTTTTTGACTATTTGCGGTTCAAAGCTTCCTTCTCTGTCTCTTGGTGTTAATAGTTCAAATGAGCCTGAACTTGTACGTAAAGTTTTTGCATTCCTTCCATTTCTTCGGTTATTTTCTTCACTTTTAGCTGACATGTGGCTTTCTATTTCACCTTCCAGACTTGCCTCTAGCAACCTTTTTATAAACGGTGTTAATGCTCCATCTCTTCCTGTCAATGGTCTTCCTTCTCGTATAGATGACAGGATATTTGTTTCTAATTCTTTATAATCTACCAAACCAGTAGTTCTATTTGCTTGACCCATATCAAACCTCCATTTTTTATATCAATTTATTACTTTTTTTTCGGTTTGACACACTTTTTTGAACGTTCCCTTTCGGAGAGAACAATGGCAATTACGTTTGTACAATAAATGGTGACCTATCTTGGATGAAAGGGGAGGATCTATACCATAAGGTGGATAACAAGCTAGAAGAAGCAGAAGTAGACCAGGCAGCAATGGAAAAGCTATCATTGAAATAAATTGTTGGAACTTTCTATTATCAAACAGTGCGGAGTAGGGGGTGTGTTCTTCGGGAATGCAGCTAAGAAAAAGATTTTGCCTTAAAATAGTTGCTGCGGTGGCAACATCTGCGTTAGCGATTGGTGGGATTACATATATAATTTTGAAGCCTAATTCCGAACGAAAAATAAGTGCAAATCTTTGAAGCATAACCTTTACTTATTGTGGAAAATATGGAATAAAAATTAGTGTTAAAATTAATACATATAATATGAAATTATGATATGGCAAAAAAAATAGTTAATGCATTAAAATCTGAAGTGGAAAAGCTCAAGTATGCTGATTTAAAATCTGTGCCAATAAAATCAGATTGTTGGAACTCTGGTTACAACACATATATTGACCTTAGTAGATCGCACAACCTTACTATTAACGAAAAGGAAGTAACCAATGAGCTTGTCAAGGAGCTATATTCAAAACATAAAGATCTCATTTTAGAAGATGAGAATGGAAGAAAGAACTATAGTCCATTTCTTAAGCAAATTTTCATAAAAATATTTGAATATGCTGGTGCAGAAGTTCCGAGTGACTCTATCATGGAAGAATTGATAACTAACTATCATCAAGAAGGGTATAATCATTTTCTGTTTCTTCATATATTAAAGGCTCTTTCTCCATTTGGCTTACTTGTGTTAGATTCTAGCATAACAATAACTTATAGTATGGATTGCCGTGACTCCAATTGTCTAAAATTTAATTTTAGCATGGATTGTATAAAGGTGTGCAGCAGTGATCTTGTTAATGATATTAAAACACCAGGTTTTTGCAGTTCAGTAGAATTTAAGTTAAAATCTAAGGGTAGAAGCATAACATATGAGGATGGTAAAGTGCTTATTAATATTCCGAAAGAGCTGAAAAATTATAAAGCAAGTGGTAGAAGTTTGTGTGACATTACTATTGAGTATTTTCAAGAATTTTTTGGAAATTTGGGATTTAAATTTGAGACAAAAGTGGAACATATTCTAGGTGAACCACTTAAAGTGTTAAAAGATGTAAATACATACCATGATAAGAACTTAAACTTGAACCAACAGTTAAGTAATTCAAGATAAGATATTGAGATTCGCATTTTTAAAGCTAGAAAACACATTCATTGAGAGAATAATTTCGCTACTGAAAGCAAAAGGCGTTTTTACAATCTTCTATCTACTACTCCCTCATGAACAGATACGTTAATCTCATCTAACTGCTCACTAACTTCTTCATTACTTGGCAAGTGTCCTCTAAGAGATAAGTTACGTACTGCATGCTGACATCGATCCAAAGGAGTTTGTAATCGCTCAACATATACTTTTGCTAGCAACTCAGCGTCAATTAGCGCTCCATGTAACTCCCTGCTCTCTAGCGATATACCAAAACGCTCACACAATGCACTTAAAGAAGCCGGTGGTCCAAATTTCTTTCTTGCAAGCGGTAATGTATCTAACACTCTGTCTGAAGAGATTAATTTGGCATTCAGTTTACCAAGTTCCATGTTCAAAAATTTAATGTCAAATCCAGCATTGTGAATTACCAAAGTATCGCTAGATATAAAATTAAGAAATTCAGATGCAATCTCTGAAAATAATGGCTTATCCTTTAGAAATTCTTCGCTGATACCGTGAACTTTAAATGCACCTTTGTCTATGCTCCTTTCTGGGTTGATGTATCGATGGAATACTTTGCCTGTTGGAATATGATTAATTAGTTCTACACACCCTATTTCGATAATTCGATGGCTATTGACATCAAGACCTGTAGTTTAAGTGTCAAGTACTATTTCACGCAGCCCATCTTGTTTGGAAAGTTCTATACTTAACCTACTACTAGGATCTGACTGACTATTGGTAGCTTGTATCGTTTTTTTTCTTTTAGCTACTAATTTTTTTGTAGCACCTTCACCATCTTTTACTCTAGAGTGTCCAGGCGCTTCGGTTATTGAGCTTTTTTTTATACTATCAAGGATAACTTCTTTATCATTTAAGAATTTTTTACCGTTACCTTCTACATAAAGTGAGGTGAGATTTTTGAGTGCTATATCTCCTCCATAGTGGTGGCGCCACACTCCAACAATGTTGTTGTTTTCTACATTTAATAAAGTAAGATTTGGGAGACGTTTGCTGCCAATCAAAAATGCAAAACCTCTGTCTCCAATATTGTTATTACTTATTTCAAGTAAAGTAAGGTTTTTTAGATTGCATTGACCTATATATCCTGCACCTTCAAAACCGAGTTTATTGTTCCTTAGAGTGAGCGAAGTAAGATGTGTAAGTTTACTTAACTCTTTTACATCTTTACTATCAATCTCTACATTTATTAAATTAAGCTCGTTAATGCCTTTTTTACTCTGTAGAAAGTTTGCTAGCTCTCTTATATCAATTTTAGCACTTACATCTGATATTGTTAAAGCTTTATCATGTACATATCCACTAAAACCCACCTTACCCTCTGTTAATATACTATGTAAATATTTTAGCTGGCATCTCAGTAGCTGTCAATTGCTTATATAAGATCTTAAACAGCTGGTTTAGGTGCTGTAAAATTCATACTTTTTGTGATCAGCTAAGTAAAAAGTCAAGCCTAGGGCAACTCACTAAGCTTTTCTGATTTATTGTTATACAGTTCTTGAGTTTTTTTCTTCCTTTACAAAAGAATCTGTTACTAAATCCTTTAAAGTTTCACCAGGCTTTTCTAGCAATTCAGGTTTAAATAAATACTCAAGTCCATATATTGCTAATGTAACAGCTACAGCAACTAAAGCTGCAATTAAAAATGGTGAACTTATTTCTTCTGTTATGAGTGTTAAAGTTATTAAACCTCCTAGAAGCCCAATTACTGGTGGAACAATAATTGCTGCACCTCTTTCCCATAATTGTGTTTTCTGTACTCGCCCCCGTATTAACAGAAAATATGGTGAAGGCGCCGGGTACTGCCCTCGGGTCCAATTCTTTTTTTTGCTCTGTTTCTTTTTCTTGCGTCGTTTACACTCTCCTTTTTTTCCTTCAAGTGGAATTTCTTTAACTTGGACTTTCGGACAAAATTTGACCTTTTTTTTTGGCTTTTTTTTGTCAGAAAAAGAACGTTTTGATAACTCAGTGTAGTCAACTTTTTCGTTAGAATCGCCCATAACTTTTTCGCTTCATCAATACCTATATTAAATTATATTCTAAATAAAGTCAAGATATTAATTACTATATTAAACTGTACTCTGAAAAAATTAAGATATTAACTACAAGCCTTGAGCCTGTTAAAATCTTCTTCAGCGTGGTACGATGACCGAGTCAATGGGCTTGATGCAACTACCAAAAAGCCTTTGGAATAAGCAATATATTTATAATGCTCAAACTCTTCTGGGGTAACATATCTATCAACCTTTACATGCTTTGGAGTTGGTTGCAAATATTGACCAATTGTAATGAAGTCAACTTCGGCGCTACGTAAATCATCCATAACCTGAAAGATTTCTTCTTTTGTTTCTCCAAGACCAACCATAAGCCCTGACTTCGTGAAAAGTTTAGGATTAATCTGTTTCACCATCTTTAGCAAATATAGTGAATGAAAATAACGAGCTCTTGGTCTTATTTTTGCATACAGCCTTGGTACTGTTTCGATGTTGTGGTTATAAACATCAGGTGATGCAATAGCTATTGCTTCAAACGCTCCTTTCTTATTTAAAAAATCAGGAGTGAGGATCTCTATTGTTGTTTCCGAAGTTATCTTTCTAATTTCTTCTATACACCTTATAAACTGATTTGCACCACCATCTGGTAAATCGTCACGGTCAACAGAGGTAATGACAACGTGCTTTAAATTTAACTTTTTTATTGCTTTTGCTAAATTTTCTGGTTCATGAGGATCGAGCTTATCAGGAATGCCAGTTGCAACGTTGCAAAACGCACAAGCACGAGTACAAACAGAACCGAGAATCATCACAGTAGCATGACGTTTATTCCAACATTCACCAATATTTGGACACGCAGCTTCTTCGCATACTGTATGTAAGTTATGTAGCTTAACAGTATTTAAGGTTTCATTGAATACTTTACCAGCTGGAGCTTTTGCTCTGAGCCATGTAGGCTTACTATGCATTTGAAACAGCTAGCTCTACCTCTTGTTTTGCTAAAACTTTCTTTAATCTTCTTTTTATCTTTTGCGCTTCTTTACTTAGTTTAATTGTTTTTGTATTGAGCAAGAAAGCATCAAGATCACCTTTATAATCTATAGTTCTTAAAGTTCTTGTTGCTATACGAAAGCTAAACTTTTTGTCTAATATATTACTCGTTAATGTAACCTTATGTAAATTTAAGAGAAAGGTACGCTTTGTTTTACGATTTGAGTGCGATACCTTATTACCAAAAGACTTTTTTCTATTTGTTAATTCACAAATTCTACTCACTTCAATATACCAATTTATCCTATGTAACTAGGTTAACCTGATATAGTTAAATAGTCAACTCCCTTGCTTGATTTTTATACCGTATACTGCTTTATAGCCAAAAAACACTGTAATTTTTTCTATTACAAGAGAAACCATATGCTGCATTTCTAATGCTTTACTGCCATTTGTTACTAACAGATGCAGAACACCAGAATTTACGTTTTGTGCGTATGAGATCTTTTGTGGTTTTGTACATTCTGCTAATTCCTCTCCAACTATACTTTTCCAGTTTAAAATAAGACGTATTTCATTTTTGCTGATCTTATTTTTCATGCATTTTAATGCATAGTTTTCTATTATAGATTTTAATTTCTTTGGCCCGCTATATTTAAACATCTTTCCAGTGCTTAAAATTAAATTATATTACAACTTTCTTATACAAAAAACTAACTTATTGTTTTCATGATCCTCGGCCTCACACATAAAAAGCAGTATTTGTATATCTAGCATTTGCCAGAATTTTGTGTTTCCTACCTTGTAATCATTTTTAATTTTAATTTGTTAAATTATTATGAAGCTAATTAAAATTCGGGTAAAGTATAGTATTTCCAAGAAAATTATCTTTTTACTGTATGCAGTAATTTTCTTATAGCTATCTGTTTTTTAAGATCTTTCTGCAATCCAAGCTGCTTGAATGGCCTCTAATATTTTTTCATTACAATACTTTTCATCATCATCAAACTCTTCTAAATCCAAGACTTTTCTTTTAAGTTCAGTGAATCTAATACTAATTATATCTTCATTTGGAAATTTCTCTTCTAGAGCTTCTGCAATATCTTCTATATCAAGCCATTTCATACTTTTTTAATAAATTAAACTGGTGCCCATGGGGAGACTTGAACTCCCAAGGTCGCAAAACCCACGGATTTTAAGTCCGCTGCGTCTACCGATTCCGCCACACGGGCCTTATGTTGTTTATCTAGAGTAAAATTCTACTACTAAATTGACTTCCATGTCTGCTGAATAGGGGACTTCGGAATATTGAGGCGCTCTCAAATACTTCACTGAAAGTGCTTTGCTATCTGCCTCTAAATAATCTGGAGCCTTACGTTCTTGTTTTTGTTCAGCCTCTATTAATATAGGAATTTTTGCTGCTCTTTCCCTTATTTTTACTATATCACCAGGCTTCACTCTATAACTTGATATGTTAACCACCTTATCATTAACTGTAACATGTTTATGAGATATAAGCTGTTTTGCCGAGTAAATTGTTGGCACAAAACCAGAGTGATATAAAACAGAACTTAACCTTGATTCCAAGGCACCAATAAAATTATCAGCCGTATAACCTTTTCT from Wolbachia endosymbiont (group B) of Parapoynx stratiotata harbors:
- a CDS encoding IS256 family transposase, which codes for MGQANRTTGLVDYKELETNILSSIREGRPLTGRDGALTPFIKRLLEASLEGEIESHMSAKSEENNRRNGRNAKTLRTSSGSFELLTPRDREGSFEPQIVKKRQTSLHPELEAKVLSTYASGMGYRDIASHVEEIYDHKISAAEISSITDKLLPVINEWRSRPLQSVYPIVFMDGMFFKVKEDGHCISKCMYNILGINQNGRKEVLGFYLAESEGANFWLGVLNDLKERGVEDILIACIDGLKSFPAAINSVFPKAEVQLCIVHQIRNSLKYVSSKDVKVFMNDLKKIYRASSKEIAENYLLELEEKWGEKYPLVIKSWQNNWENLSSYFKYSGQVRKLIYTTNPIEGLHRQIRKFTKTKGSFTSTNALYKQVYCAIKKVEQKWIMALPNWALTISQLDIFFPDRLKIELN
- the rpmB gene encoding 50S ribosomal protein L28 codes for the protein MSRICELTNRKKSFGNKVSHSNRKTKRTFLLNLHKVTLTSNILDKKFSFRIATRTLRTIDYKGDLDAFLLNTKTIKLSKEAQKIKRRLKKVLAKQEVELAVSNA
- the rpsD gene encoding 30S ribosomal protein S4 translates to MTTVINRKYRISRRLGVNLWGRAKDSVNKRKYPPGQHGILGFKKLSDFGKQFAAHKKFKFYYAISSKQLRRTFLDAYKRKGYTADNFIGALESRLSSVLYHSGFVPTIYSAKQLISHKHVTVNDKVVNISSYRVKPGDIVKIRERAAKIPILIEAEQKQERKAPDYLEADSKALSVKYLRAPQYSEVPYSADMEVNLVVEFYSR
- a CDS encoding DUF721 domain-containing protein codes for the protein MFKYSGPKKLKSIIENYALKCMKNKISKNEIRLILNWKSIVGEELAECTKPQKISYAQNVNSGVLHLLVTNGSKALEMQHMVSLVIEKITVFFGYKAVYGIKIKQGS
- the lipA gene encoding lipoyl synthase, whose translation is MHSKPTWLRAKAPAGKVFNETLNTVKLHNLHTVCEEAACPNIGECWNKRHATVMILGSVCTRACAFCNVATGIPDKLDPHEPENLAKAIKKLNLKHVVITSVDRDDLPDGGANQFIRCIEEIRKITSETTIEILTPDFLNKKGAFEAIAIASPDVYNHNIETVPRLYAKIRPRARYFHSLYLLKMVKQINPKLFTKSGLMVGLGETKEEIFQVMDDLRSAEVDFITIGQYLQPTPKHVKVDRYVTPEEFEHYKYIAYSKGFLVVASSPLTRSSYHAEEDFNRLKACS
- the iscX gene encoding Fe-S cluster assembly protein IscX, coding for MKWLDIEDIAEALEEKFPNEDIISIRFTELKRKVLDLEEFDDDEKYCNEKILEAIQAAWIAERS